Proteins encoded in a region of the Podospora pseudopauciseta strain CBS 411.78 chromosome 6, whole genome shotgun sequence genome:
- a CDS encoding hypothetical protein (EggNog:ENOG503P8BC; COG:S): MSTQQTHPTVPLYHPPAPSPFSLPDPDSVAGYKLIELPPDLVALLEGENPPVLTISPSPTSALLSVPSTSKSYSLRQKNTSNALIILEPTDTSGLKAIATLHETVELVPVPTTAAAPEVKKRGKWHEKFASGRK, translated from the exons ATGTCAACCCAACAAACCCACCCCACAGTCCCCCTCTACCACCCACCAGcgccctcgcccttctccctccccgacccaGACTCGGTAGCAGGGTACAAACTCATCGAACTCCCACCCGACCTCGTAGCGCTACTAGAGGGGGAGAACCCACCTGT ACTAAcaatctctccctccccaacctcggccctcctctccgtcccctccacctcaaaaTCCTACTCCCTCCGCCAAAAAAACACCTCCAacgccctcatcatcctcgaacCAACAGACACCAGCGGTCTAAAAGCCATAGCCACGCTCCACGAAACCGTCGAGCTCGTCCCCGTacccaccaccgctgccgcCCCCGAGGTCAAAAAGAGGGGAAAGTGGCACGAAAAGTTTGCGAGTGGGAGGAAATAG